The Halostagnicola larsenii XH-48 region CCCCTGAGATCGAACCGGTCCAACCAGCCGTTGATGCGTTTGTTCGCGGTCTCCTCGGGAATGTCCCGCAGCCGTGCGTAGTACTCGAGTTGTTCCCTGCCCGTGAGTTCGTCGAACACCGGCGGATCTTCGGGCAGATATCCGATGGACGACCGGACGGCGTCGCGGTCGGTGATCGGCTCGCCCATGATCGTCGCACTCCCGGAGGTCGGCCGCGTTAACGTCGTTAGCATTCGCATCGTCGTCGTCTTTCCGGCACCGTTCGGTCCGAGAAAGCCGTACACCGTGCCGCGCGGAACGACGAGATCGAGTTGGTCGACGACGACTGTCCCGTCGAATCGCTTCGTGAGATCGGTTGCTGTGATTGCGTTCATGTATTGAAAATCTGCGAGTGATTAGTATCACTCAGTGGTCGGGGACCAAAAGAACCCACCGTTCGTCTATCGTATTCGAACGAGAACTCCGTTATCGGGTGAGAAGGCGGGGTTCGTTCCATTCGCACCTCCAGCGCCGAAGTCGCGTCAGCGGCCAATTCATGGGCATCTGTTCATTTCGTTACGACCCACATAACACGATCCACTGTTTTCTGGCTCAGAAAACTCGATGGCGGAGACGCTGGGATCGCGTTAGTCCGCGGTCTCGACCGTCGCACCGAGACTCGAAAGCATACCGAAAAATCCGGGGAAAGAAACGTCTACGTGCTCGCCACCCTGGATCGTCGTTTCGCCGTCGGCAGCGAGTCCCGCGAGCGCCAGCGACATGACGATTCGGTGGTCGGCACGTCCGTCCACGGTCGCTCCCCGGATCGTCGACTCGTCGCCGTGAACGGTCAACGAATCCCGCGTTTCGGTCGTTTCGACGCCCATCTTCTCGAGTTCCTCGGCCATCGCGCTCACGCGATCGGTTTCCTTGAACCGGACGTGCTCGGCGTTGGTGATTCGAGTATCGCCGTCGGCGACCGCGCCGAGGGTCGCGATCGTCGGGAGGAGATCGGGCGTGTCTTCGACCGAAACGTCGATCCCCTCGAGAGGGGCTTTCGAGACGTCGATCGTCCCATCGTCGCGGTTCCACTCGACGTCCGCACCCATCCGGTCGACGATATCGACGATTGCGGTATCTCCCTGCGCGCTCGGATGTGCCCCCTCGATGCGAACGCCGTCTTCGCTCGCGATGGCACCCGCCGCGAGCGGATACGAGATCGACGAAAAATCGCCGGGAACGGCGTATTCGCCGCCTTCAGGCGCGTAAGACTGCCCGCCCGGGACCGCGAAGCCGTCCTCGGTGGCTTCGGCGTCGACGCCGAAGTCCGCCAACAATTCGATCGTGACGTCGACGTACGGCGCGGACTTGAGTTCCGTCTCGAGGTCGATCTCGAGGCCGTCGGCCGTCACCGCGCCGGCCATCAACAGGGCGGTGATGTACTGTGAGGAGACGTCGCCCGGAATCGACACGCGGTCGCCCGACAGCGGGCCGGTGACGACCAGCGGTGCCTGTCCGTTCGCTCGAGTACTCGCCGCATCAGCTCCGAGATCCGAGAGCGCCTCGAGCAGCGGCCCTTGCGGACGAGACCGGAGCGATTCGTCGCCGGTGAGCACGCTCGTGCCATCGGCAAGCGCCGCCGCCGCGGTCACGAGTCGCATCGTCGTACCACTGTTATCGCAGTCGATCACGTCCGCCGGCACCTCGGGAGTGCCGTCGAAGCCCTCGACGGAGAGGGTCCCATCGTCCGATCGGGTTACGCTCCCGCCGAACAATTCCACAGCTCGCGCCGTTGCACGCGTATCCGCACTCCAGAGCGCGTCGCGTACCGTGGCGCTGTCGGCGTACCCCGACGCCAAAATCGCGCGATGCGTGTAACTCTTCGATGGCGGTGCCGTCGCCGTTCCCCCAAGCTTCGAGGGACCGAGCGTGACGTTCATGCTCGGTCTGTGGAGTGGATGCCCTATACCGATACCGGTACGTCCCCCGAGACCGTTCGGAACGGTCGTCCCAGCCTGCAGATTCACCAGACCGGTTCGGTCACTTCGGACAGCCGATCGACGCCGCGATTTCCTCGAGCGGTTCGCCGGGATGCGGACTCGAGACTTCGTAGCTCACGTCCTCGCACTCCCAGAAAACGCTCTCGAGGTCACCGGCGCGGAGATACGCCTCGTTGCCGTCGATATCGATCGGGGTGAGCGCGTCCGGATCGAACCGGGACGTTTCCCTGACGGCAACGAACAGTTCGCGTTCGGGCGTGGTCGGTTCGACGTACCAACTCGTCGCCGTCGTACCGAAGCCTCTGTCCAGGACGGTGATTCGATCGAGTTCGAAATCATCCGGTATCGCCGGGTCCGGGAGATCGAACGGGAGAATTTTCGCCGCGGCTTCCGGAGTGTCGAAGATCCCGATGGGTTCGGCGCCGATCGACTTGACCTCGGCGTCCGACGGCGGGTCGTAGGTGAACGTCCCGTCCTCGAGTCCCTCGTTGATCGCGAGTTCGTCGTAGGTCACCGTGAGGCTGTGGAGGGTACGTTCGTCGGTCTCGACGACCGTCTGCTCTTTGATCGGGTACCGGTGTTCGTCGCCGATCCAGATCGTTCGAACGACCTCCGCCTCGTCGACCTCCGCCGAATCGGCGGCCTCGAGCGGAATCGCGTAGACCGTCTCTCCCACCAGCAGTTCGATCGATCGCCCGACCTCGTCGTCCGATTTCGGAGTCGCTTCGACGACGTGGGCCTCGCTATTGTCAACCGTGTCGGTTCCGTCGTACGCGAGGTCGTAGTCCTCGAGGAGTGATTCGAGGACGAGACGGGTTCGATCCGCGACGAAGCGGTTCGGGTGGTGCCGCTCGAGGACCGTTTCCGTCGTCGGATTGTACCCCCAGGTCACCTCCTGATTTCGGACCGACACCATCCCTTCGGGCGCGCGAGAATCCGACGACTCGAGGACCTCCCGTCGCTGGGCATCCGGGGGTCGTTGAAAGAGCCGTTCCCGCCGCTCGATCGCTTCTTCCGGCGTTTCGGCTGTCATCGTCCGAATAGCCGCGAGGTCGTTTATTTCTCCGCGAGCGTCGATTGCTTCCCGAACGAGGTCGTCGCTCGCCGGAGCCTCCTCCGAACTGGTGTCCTCGAAACAGCCGGCGAGCGCGGTACTAGCACCCGCTACGATAAGACGACGACGGCGCATAGGTCAATGTTGTAAGGTCTCTTAATAAGCGTAGGGATTCGGTCTGAACAAACTGGTGTGCTCGAGTGGTAACCGCGTTCGATGCGCGGTTGGTCGCGCCCCACGATCCGTTCGCTGGTGCCGGGACCCTCGTAATTATGTAGACGCCTGCCACAGTTTCGGCCATGGATATCGATCTTTCACCGCTTCGGTCCGCGCTCGCGGATGCAAGCGTCGACGGCTATCTCATCGACGCCGACGGATCGGATTCTGACCAGCGGTACGTCTCCGATTTCACCGCCCCGGATCCCTACCAGACGCTGGTTACGACCGCGCCAACCAGCCAGTCGGGCGGATCGTCCGACCCGAACGGTTCGGGCGAGATTGGCGGGCGCCGCGGCGTCCATCTCCTGGTCTCCGGACTCGAGTACGGGCGGGCACGCGCAGATGCGACTGTCGACTCGATCGCCCGGCGCGCCGACTTCGACTATCGCGACCGCGTCGCGGAGTACGGTCCCCAGGAGGGAACCGTTCGGACGATCGCGGCGTTTCTCGAGTCACACGACGTCGAATCGGTGGCCGTCCCCCCGAGTTTTCCGACGGGAACTGCGGACGGGCTTCGGGAACAGGGTATTTCGGTCACTGTCGAATCCGAGGGGATCGTCGAAACGGAGATCCGGGCGCGAAAATCCGAGTGGGAGATCGAACAGATTCAGTCGACCCAGCGAGCCAACGAGCGGGCGATGGCCGTCGCCGAGGAGTTGATCGCGACCGCAGATGTCGAGGACGGCGTTCTCGTTTACGACGACGACCCGCTGACGAGCGAACGCGTCACGACGGAGATCGAAATCGAACTGCTTCGCAACGGCTGCGCGCTCGACGAAACGATCGTCGCCTGCGGTGCCGACGGCGCGGATCCGCACGACCGCGGTAGCGGCGCGCTCGAGGCGGACGAACTGATCGTGATCGACATCTTCCCGCGGGACAAAGAGACGGGATACTTCGGCGATATGACCCGCACGTTCCTGCGCGGCGTACCGAGCGAGGAACAGCGACGGCGATACGACGTGACCCAGCGGGCCTACGAGGCGGCGCTCGAGGCTGTCGAGGCGGGCGTCACGGGAGCGGCGGTCCACGACGTGGCCTGCGACGTGATCGAGGACGCCGGCTACGAAACTCTCCGAAGCGACCCGACGACGGAGACGGGGTACATCCACAACACCGGCCACGGCGTCGGACTCGACATCCACGAACAGCCCACGGTGTCGCCGTCTGGGGGCGAACTCGAGCCCGGCCACGTCGTCAGTATCGAGCCCGGAATCTACGACCCCGCCGTCGGCGGCGTCCGAATCGAGGATCTGGTCGTCGTCACCGAGGACGGACACAGAAATTTCAACGAGTACGGCGTTTACCTCGAGCCGAGGGCGTAGCCGGCACCGAGACGAACCGTTCTCGAATCGATCAAGCAGGTGGCCTCAGTCGTCCGTACAGATCTCGAGGAAGTTCTCGAAGACCTCGTCGCCTTCCTCGGTGTGGGCTACCTCCGGGTGCCACTGGACGCCGTAGAGGTCTCGGTCGGTGTCGCTCATCGCCTCGACGCCGCAGACGTCGCTCGAGGCGGTCCGTTCGAATCCCTCGGGAACTTCCTTGACTTCGTCGGCGTGGCTCGCCCAGACGCGGGTTTCGGGGTACAGCGAGCCCGTGAGCGGATCGTTTTCCGAGAGCAGGTCGACGGTGACGTCGGCGTAGCCGCCGTACTCGCCGCTGCCGACCCGGCCGCCGAGTTCCTCGGCGATCAACTGCATGCCCAGACAGATTCCCAGCACCGGCATATCGGACTCGAGGTACGCCGCCGACTGTCCCGTTCGATCCATATCCGGCCCGCCAGATAACACGACGCCGTCGGCGTCGACCTCCTCGGGCGGCGTGTCGTTATCGATCAGTTCCGAGTCGACCCCGAGATCTCGAAGCGCTCGATCCTCCAGGTGCGTAAACTGTCCGTGGTTGTCCACCACGACGATCTTCGTCATTGCCGGGAGGTAGCGGGGGAACCGGTAAAAGCGGTCCGGAAGCGAGCCTGCTCGGGTGTCGGCACGCACTCGAGCCAACGCGCGAACGAGGCTGGATATCCGGTACGTTTATGCACAGTTCGAGAGAGAACTCGTGTATGGCCATCGATATCAGCGAGTTCGACCATCCGGCGTGGCTCACGGCAGCGGGGACGGGAGTAGGATACCTGTTGATCCTCGTTCTCCTGACCGTCTTGCTCTTTCTCGTTCCGTGGGGAATATTCGTACTGCTGTGAGCACCGTTCGGTTGCTAGCGTTACTGAACCCGAACGATACGTCGATTTCTCTCTAGACCGCTCGAGTGCTTTTCGACTAGCTGATTGTAAGACTCGGTAGCGCTTGCGCTCGAGAGCCACTTAACACGAAAATCGGCTCGAAAAACCGCTTCAGGCGAACGTCTTCGAGACGTCCTCGGTCTCGTCGGAACTGGCCTGGACCTTCTCCCAGGCGTTCTGGAAGTCTTCCATCCGGATCTCGGTCCGGTCGTCGCGGATGGCGAACATCCCCGCTTCGGTACAGATCGCCTTGACGTCGGCACCGGAGGCTTCGTCGGCTTCGGCGGCGAGCGAGTCGAACTCGACGTCGTCGGCGACGTTCATGCCGCGCGTGTGGATCTGGAAAATCAGTTCTCGGCCCTCCTCGTCGGGTTTCGGAACTTCGATGAGGCGGTCGAACCGACCGGGCCGAAGGATGGCGCGGTCGAGCATGTCGAAGCGGTTCGTGGCGGCGATGATGCGGATCTCGCCGCGCTCTTCGAAGCCGTCCATCTCGCTGAGGAGTTGCATCATCGTCCGCTGGACCTCGGCGTCGCCGGAGGTCTTGGACTCGGTTCGCTTGGCGGCGATGGCGTCGATCTCGTCGATGAAGATAACCGCGGGTTCGTGCTCGCGGGCGACCTCGAAGAGGTCCCGAACGAGTTTCGCGCCCTCGCCGATGAACTTGTGAACCAGTTCCGAGCCGGCCATCTTGATGAAGGTCGCGTCGGTCTGGTTGGCGACCGCTTTCGCGAGCATCGTCTTGCCGGTTCCCGGTGGGCCGTGCAGAAGAACGCCGCTCGGCGGTTCGATACCAACGTCGTCGAACATGCCGGGTTTCTTCATCGGCATCTCGACGGTTTCGCGAACCTCCTGTAGCTGGTCCTCGAGCCCGCCGATATCCTCGTATTCGACCTCGGGACTCTGGGTGACTTCCATCACGCGAGCCCGGACGTCGGTTTCTCCGGAGAGGGTCTTGACGATCGAGAGGGAGTTGTTAACCGCAACGCGGGAATCCGGCTCGAGGTCCTCGCGCATCTCTTCGGTGACCTCGGTCAGGGCCTCCTGATTGTTTCCGTGCTGTTTGATGATGACGCCTTCGTCGGTCAGTTCCTGCACCGTCGCGACGAACAGCGGCGACTGCTTCAGCTTCTTGTTTTCGTGCGTAAGTCGCTCGAGTTTCTGCTGGTATTTGTTGTTCTCGGCGTTCGCATCGAGGAGTTTGTCGCGCATCTCCTCGTTTTGCGACTCGAGGATTTCTAGGCGGTCCTCGAGCGACTGTATTTTCTCCTGTTGGGACGCCTCGTCCTCGTCGTATGGGAGGTCGACGTCGTCCACAGTGTCGCTCATTAACCCACTCTTGGGTGTTGGTTCATAAGAGGCTTCGGGTCGATACACTATGGAATAGTATTACTGCCACGCATTTATCTAAACAGAAAATATTATCACCTTGTATCCGAAACGGGTATCACGATGAGTGCTTCAGAGTCGTTTCGACAGGAGTCAACCCCCCGCGGAAGCTGGGAGGACGTTCGCGATCTGCCGCCGAGTGCGAAACTCGTCGCGAAGGTACTCGAGTACAACGAGACGATGACCCAACAGCAGATCGCCGACGAGACGCTGCTTCCGGCGCGTACCGTTCGATACGCGCTCAACCGACTCGACGACGAAAACGTGATCGACTCTCGATTTTCGTTCTCGGACGCGCGAAAGCGCCTCTACACGCTCGATATCGAATCTTAACTCCGCACTCTCTACCTATCGCTCTTCTCATCAATCCGGGCACGGTTACTTTCACTCCGGTCACGGAAGCCATTTAGGGGAGCCAGCGCAACGGGAGGGTAGATGACGCGGGTGATACACACGGGCGATACCCACATCGGGTACCAGCAGTACAACGCACCCGAGCGGCGACGCGACTTTCTCGAGGCGTTCCGCGAGGTCGTCGACGACGCGGTCGAAGACGACGTCGACGCGGTGATCCACGCGGGCGACCTGTTTCACGACCGACGGCCGGGACTGGTCGACCTTCAGGGAACGGTCGAAATCTTGCGCCGACTCAAGGACGCCGACATTCCGTTTCTCGCTGTCGTCGGCAACCACGAGTCCAAACGCGACGGCCAGTGGCTCGACCTGTTCGCCGACCTCGGCCTCGCGACTCGGCTCGGTTCCGAGCCCTACGTTCTCGAGGCCGTCGCGCTCTACGGTCTCGATTTCGTGCCCAGATCGCGGCGAGACGCCCTCGAGTACGAGTTCGAACCGCTCCCAGAAATCGCCGAACACGCGGCGCTCGTAACGCACGGCCTGTTCGAACCGTTCGCCCACGCCGACTGGGACACCGAACGGCTGCTCGAGGAATCGACCGTCGACTTCGACGCCGTATTGCTCGGCGACAATCACAAACCCGACACCGCAGAGGTGCTCGAGACGTGGGTCACCTACTGTGGGTCCACCGAGCGCGCGAGCGCCAGCGAGCGCGAGGACCGCGGCTACAATATCGTCACATTCGAGACGTCGTCAGAGTCGGCCTCCGACAGCCAAGAGGAGGTAACGATCCGTCGGCGCGGCCTCGCCGACACGCGACCGTTCGTCTTCGTCGACGTCGAACTCAACGAAGGGGAGGGAATCGACCGCGTGCAAGAGCGCGTCAGGGAGTACGACCTCGAGGACGCCGTCGTCATCGTCACCATCGAAGGCGACGGTAGACCGGTCACGCCCGCGACCGTCGAGGAGTTCGCGACTGACCGCGGGGCGCTCGTTTCGCGGGTCAACGACCGACGGGAGCTTCCCGATCAGGACGACGAGGTTTCGGTCAGCTTCGCCGACCCCGACGAGGCCGTCCGCGAACGGGTTCGCGAACTGGGACTCAGCGACGCCGCGTTGAACATAGACCGGACGGTGCGACGGGACGACCTCGCGGACTCGAACGTCCGGAAAACCGCAGAACGGCTGGTCCGAGAACTCCTCGAGGACGATCGCTCTGCGTTCGACCCGGCCCCGGAGCGCGACCCTGCGGAGGTAACCACGCTCGCCGACGCGATGGCCGACAGAAGCGGTGCGGAGTCAGAAGAGCCGGATACCGATGCGGAAAAATCTGAATCAACGGGAGATGAAGACGGCTCGGAGACAGAACCGATCGAACCGGCTGCTCGTTCTTCCTCTGAAGCAAGCGAGCCAGTTGGCTCGGTCAGCGCTGGGATAGGCGACGAGCCGGATCGTGCCAATTCCAGTGGCGAGTCGGATGGCTCTAAATCCAACGACGGGTCGGATAGCAACGACGGGGCAGACAGCAACGAGTCAGACGAAGATTCCGACAGCGCAGAAACCGACCGCGAATCGGCCGAACCGGATCGAGAGCCGTCGACGGACCGGTCGGAGGAGTCAGAAACCACGTCGCTGGGTGATTTCGCGTGAAAGTCGAACGGATCAGACTCCGAAACTTCAAGTGCTACGGTGAGGCCGACCTCGGCCTCGAGCGCGGCGTGACCATCGTCCACGGCGTCAACGGCAGCGGCAAGTCGACGCTGCTCGAGGGCGTCTTCTTCGCGCTCTACGGGTCGAAAGCGCTGGATAATCGCACGCTCGACGACGTGATCACGACGGGCGAGGAGGAAGCCGAAATCGAACTGGCGTTTCGCCACGACGACGTCGACTACCGGATCGAACGACGCCTGAAACTCCGCGGCGATCGGGCGACAACGACGAAGTGCGTCCTCGAGACGCCCGAGGGAACGGTCGAAGGTGCGACAGACGTTCGCCAGAAGGTAACGAACCTGCTGCGGATGGACGCCGAGGCGTTCGTCAACTGCGCGTACGTCAGACAGGGCGAGGTGAACAAGCTCATCCACGCCTCGCCGAGCGACCGCCAGGACATGATCGACGATCTCCTACAACTGGGCGCGCTCGAGGAGTACCGCGAACGCGCGAGCGATGCGCGATTAGGTGTAAAGACGGTTCTCGACGGCCAACAGGACGTACTAGAAGACGTGCGAACCCAGGTCGAACAGAAAGAAGAGAAGGACCTCCACGAACGCTTGAACGAACTCGAGTCCAGACGTGCCGAGCTCGCAGACGACATCGAGAACTTCGAATCCCAGCGCGAGAACGCCAGTGACACGCTCGAGGCCTCGACGGAAATCCTCGAGCGCCACGAGGAGACGCGCGAGGAGATCGAAACGCTCGAGGAAGAAATCGAGACGATTCGGTCCAAGATCAACGAAACCGAGCGAAAACGCGAGGACGCGGGAGAGACGATCGACGACCGAAAGACGCGGCGAGACGACCTCGAAGACGAACGGGAGACGATTCTCGAGGAGATCGACCACGTGAGCGAATCCGGCGACGATACCGTTGATACTGATGGAGATGGGGACGCTGGCGACGACGGCCTCGAGCTACCCGAGCCACCCCAAGCGCTCGAGTCCACTGCTGCCGTCGAAGCGCGGATCGACGCGCTCGAGCGAGCGGACGAACAGCTTCGCGACGACCTCGAAACCCTTCGAGTCGAGATCAACGAGCGATCGAACGAGACGGATCGACTCGAGAGTCAAGCGGCCGAGTTCGAATCGGAAGCGGCCGACAAACGCGAACGGGCGGGAGACCTCGAGTCGAAGATCGACGACGACGAAGACGCGATCGAACAGCGGGAGGAAAAGCTCTCGACGCTCGAAGAGCGGATCGAAGCCGCGCGCGAACGGTTCGACGCCGCGCCGATCGACTTCGGCGAGGCGACAGACCACCGCGAGACCATCGCCGAGGACCGCGAAGCGATCGTCTCGGAACTGGGCGACGTTACCGCGGGGATCAAAGCCGTCCGGGGTTCGATCGAGGAGGGCGAAGCGTTGCTCGAGGAAGGGAAATGCCCTGAGTGCGGCCAGCCGGTCGAAGATTCGCCGCACGTCGACGTTCTCGACGAAAAGCGCGAGCGACTCGCCGAACTCGAGGCCGAACGCGACGCGCTCGAGGACGAACGAGACGAGATCGGCGAGCGAATAGATCGCGCCGAGACGCTTCGGGAGGCCGAACGCGAGGTCGACCGACTCGCGGATAACCGCGACAACGTCGCCCAGTTGCTCGCGGAAAAACGCGAGACGCTCGCGGATCGACGCGAGCGGTGTGAGCAACTCCGCGAGGACGCGGACGAACTCGAGGCGGAAGCCGAACAGCACCGAGACGCCGCGACGGATCTCGACGCCCAGATCGACGACGCTCGGAGCGACCTCGGCAAGATCAACGGAACTCGAGGCGAGATCAGGACCGAACTGGAGGAGTTGCACAGACTTCTCGAGATCGACGACGAACGCGAGGAGATCGAACGCGAGATCGAAAACGCGCGCGAGCGCCGTGCGGACTGGCAGACGATGAACGACGAGCGCCGCGAGCAACTCTCGGCCAAGCGAGACCGAAAGCGCGAACTCACAGACGAGTTCGACGAACAACGAATCGAGCAGGCTCGCGAACAGAAACGCAGCGCCGAAGACTACCTCGAGAAGGTCGACGAGAAGTTATCGACCCTGCGCGAGAAGCGAACCGAGATCCAGAACGCGATCGGCGGCGTCGAAAACGAACTCGAGGAACTCGAACGCCTTCGTGAACGCCTCGAGGCGATCGAGACCCGCTGTGGAGACCTCGAGTCGCTGTACGACGAGGCCGAGACCCTGCAGGCGACCTACGGCGACCTTCGGGCCGAGCTTCGCCAGCGCAACGTCGAGACGCTCGAGCGGCTGCTCAACGAGACGTTCGAGCTGGTCTACCAGAACGATTCGTACGCGTCGATCGATCTGGACGGCCAGTATCGGCTCACCGTCTACCAGAAGGACGGCGAACCCCTCGAGCCCGAACAGCTTTCGGGCGGCGAGCGGGCGCTTTTCAACCTCAGCCTGCGGTGTGCGATCTACCGCTTACTGGCCGAAGGCGTCGAGGGAACCGCGCCGATGCCGCCGCTGATCCTCGACGAACCAACCGTGTTTCTCGACTCGGGCCACGTCACGCAACTCGTCTCGCTGGTCGAATCGATGCGGGATCTGGGCGTCGAACAGATTATTGTCGTCAGTCACGACGAGGAACTCGTCGGTGCCGCGGACGAACTGGTTCGCGTCGAAAAGGACGCCACGTCGAATCGATCGCAACTCGAACGCGGCGAACCGCCCGAAATCGCGCTACTCAGCTCCGATTGACGGTATCGGTGGGTCGCCTGCTCGAAGTCGCCGGTCTCAACGACGATGGTGACTGATGCGATAGTTGCGTGGGGTAGCTGCGACCGATCAGGGGGCCTGTCCGTAGATCAAGTTCCGCTGGACTTCGTTCGCCCCTTCGTAGATGACCGGGACGCGAACGTCCCGGTAGACGCGCGCGATCCGGCGTTCGTCGAGGATCGATCGGCCGCCGTGAAACTGCATCCCCTGCTCGGCGACATCGACGGCCGTCTCGGTCGCCTTCGTTTTCGACAGCGCGGCCCAGTATCCCGCGTTGTCGTCGTTTGCCACTTTTTCGCACGCTCTCCAGACGAGCGTTCGAGCGCTCTCGAACTCGATGAGCATGTCCGCCAATCCGTGTTGGACGGCCTGAAACTCGTTTATCGTCCGGCCGAACTCCTCTCGGTCGTGGGTGAACTCCCAGGCTTCCTCGATGGCCGCGGCCGCCAGGCCGAGCCCGTGACCGGAGACGACAACCCGACCGTGGTTGAAGAAATCCGCGAGCATCATGAAACCGGCACCCTCGTGGCCGATTCGATTCTCCGCGGGGATCCGACAGTCCTCGAACGTGATGTGTGCCTGTTTCGACGCGGGCATCGCCATCTTTTCGGGGATGTGTTCGGCCTCGTAGCCGTCGGTATCGGTGGGGACGATGAACATCGAGTGGTTACCGTACCGATTGTCCTCGTCATCGCCGGTTCGAGCGTAGACGGTTATCCAGTCGGCCTCGACGCCGTTGCCGATCCAGTACTTCTCGCCGTTGAGGACGTACTCGTCGCCGTCCCGTTCCGCGCTGGTTTGCATTCCCGCGAGGTCGCTTCCGGTCTCCGGCTCCGAGACGGCGAGTCCGGATATCTGCTCGCCTTCGGCCACGGGCCTGACGTACTCCTCGCACTGTTCGTCGGTCCCGTACTCGTAGGTGATCTCGCAGCCGAAACTGGCCAGTTGAATCGTCAGGGCGATCCCGGCGTCGGCCCGGTAGAACTCCTCCGTGATCGCGAGTAGTTGCGCGAGGTCGAGCCCCCGCCCGCCCAACGATTCGGGAATGTCCTGTCCGGCGAGACCCGCTTCCTGGGCGGCCTCGAGGATCTCCCAGGGGTACTCCCCCGATTCGTAGTACTCGGCGGCGGCGGGTTCGATGTGCTCTCGAGCGAATTCTCTGGCTTCTGCTTTGACTCCCTGTGCGCGGTCGGGAACGATGGTCTCCTCGAGGGGGTTCATAGGCCATTCGTCGTCCTCGAGTGGGATATATTCGGGGGCAGGGGAAATTGGGACTTCGGCTCGGTTCGTCGTCCAGCGTTACCGAACGCTCTGTGGACGGTCGTCGGTGGCCTGGGTTGT contains the following coding sequences:
- the aroA gene encoding 3-phosphoshikimate 1-carboxyvinyltransferase codes for the protein MNVTLGPSKLGGTATAPPSKSYTHRAILASGYADSATVRDALWSADTRATARAVELFGGSVTRSDDGTLSVEGFDGTPEVPADVIDCDNSGTTMRLVTAAAALADGTSVLTGDESLRSRPQGPLLEALSDLGADAASTRANGQAPLVVTGPLSGDRVSIPGDVSSQYITALLMAGAVTADGLEIDLETELKSAPYVDVTIELLADFGVDAEATEDGFAVPGGQSYAPEGGEYAVPGDFSSISYPLAAGAIASEDGVRIEGAHPSAQGDTAIVDIVDRMGADVEWNRDDGTIDVSKAPLEGIDVSVEDTPDLLPTIATLGAVADGDTRITNAEHVRFKETDRVSAMAEELEKMGVETTETRDSLTVHGDESTIRGATVDGRADHRIVMSLALAGLAADGETTIQGGEHVDVSFPGFFGMLSSLGATVETAD
- a CDS encoding LolA family protein, with the translated sequence MRRRRLIVAGASTALAGCFEDTSSEEAPASDDLVREAIDARGEINDLAAIRTMTAETPEEAIERRERLFQRPPDAQRREVLESSDSRAPEGMVSVRNQEVTWGYNPTTETVLERHHPNRFVADRTRLVLESLLEDYDLAYDGTDTVDNSEAHVVEATPKSDDEVGRSIELLVGETVYAIPLEAADSAEVDEAEVVRTIWIGDEHRYPIKEQTVVETDERTLHSLTVTYDELAINEGLEDGTFTYDPPSDAEVKSIGAEPIGIFDTPEAAAKILPFDLPDPAIPDDFELDRITVLDRGFGTTATSWYVEPTTPERELFVAVRETSRFDPDALTPIDIDGNEAYLRAGDLESVFWECEDVSYEVSSPHPGEPLEEIAASIGCPK
- a CDS encoding M24 family metallopeptidase; this encodes MDIDLSPLRSALADASVDGYLIDADGSDSDQRYVSDFTAPDPYQTLVTTAPTSQSGGSSDPNGSGEIGGRRGVHLLVSGLEYGRARADATVDSIARRADFDYRDRVAEYGPQEGTVRTIAAFLESHDVESVAVPPSFPTGTADGLREQGISVTVESEGIVETEIRARKSEWEIEQIQSTQRANERAMAVAEELIATADVEDGVLVYDDDPLTSERVTTEIEIELLRNGCALDETIVACGADGADPHDRGSGALEADELIVIDIFPRDKETGYFGDMTRTFLRGVPSEEQRRRYDVTQRAYEAALEAVEAGVTGAAVHDVACDVIEDAGYETLRSDPTTETGYIHNTGHGVGLDIHEQPTVSPSGGELEPGHVVSIEPGIYDPAVGGVRIEDLVVVTEDGHRNFNEYGVYLEPRA
- a CDS encoding GMP synthase subunit A, whose amino-acid sequence is MTKIVVVDNHGQFTHLEDRALRDLGVDSELIDNDTPPEEVDADGVVLSGGPDMDRTGQSAAYLESDMPVLGICLGMQLIAEELGGRVGSGEYGGYADVTVDLLSENDPLTGSLYPETRVWASHADEVKEVPEGFERTASSDVCGVEAMSDTDRDLYGVQWHPEVAHTEEGDEVFENFLEICTDD
- the pan1 gene encoding proteasome-activating nucleotidase Pan1 yields the protein MSDTVDDVDLPYDEDEASQQEKIQSLEDRLEILESQNEEMRDKLLDANAENNKYQQKLERLTHENKKLKQSPLFVATVQELTDEGVIIKQHGNNQEALTEVTEEMREDLEPDSRVAVNNSLSIVKTLSGETDVRARVMEVTQSPEVEYEDIGGLEDQLQEVRETVEMPMKKPGMFDDVGIEPPSGVLLHGPPGTGKTMLAKAVANQTDATFIKMAGSELVHKFIGEGAKLVRDLFEVAREHEPAVIFIDEIDAIAAKRTESKTSGDAEVQRTMMQLLSEMDGFEERGEIRIIAATNRFDMLDRAILRPGRFDRLIEVPKPDEEGRELIFQIHTRGMNVADDVEFDSLAAEADEASGADVKAICTEAGMFAIRDDRTEIRMEDFQNAWEKVQASSDETEDVSKTFA
- a CDS encoding MarR family transcriptional regulator, yielding MSASESFRQESTPRGSWEDVRDLPPSAKLVAKVLEYNETMTQQQIADETLLPARTVRYALNRLDDENVIDSRFSFSDARKRLYTLDIES
- the mre11 gene encoding DNA double-strand break repair protein Mre11 codes for the protein MTRVIHTGDTHIGYQQYNAPERRRDFLEAFREVVDDAVEDDVDAVIHAGDLFHDRRPGLVDLQGTVEILRRLKDADIPFLAVVGNHESKRDGQWLDLFADLGLATRLGSEPYVLEAVALYGLDFVPRSRRDALEYEFEPLPEIAEHAALVTHGLFEPFAHADWDTERLLEESTVDFDAVLLGDNHKPDTAEVLETWVTYCGSTERASASEREDRGYNIVTFETSSESASDSQEEVTIRRRGLADTRPFVFVDVELNEGEGIDRVQERVREYDLEDAVVIVTIEGDGRPVTPATVEEFATDRGALVSRVNDRRELPDQDDEVSVSFADPDEAVRERVRELGLSDAALNIDRTVRRDDLADSNVRKTAERLVRELLEDDRSAFDPAPERDPAEVTTLADAMADRSGAESEEPDTDAEKSESTGDEDGSETEPIEPAARSSSEASEPVGSVSAGIGDEPDRANSSGESDGSKSNDGSDSNDGADSNESDEDSDSAETDRESAEPDREPSTDRSEESETTSLGDFA